TAAGAAGTGATAAAAGGTTTAAAAAATAGGAAAGTCTGTCCATTCATGGAACCATGATGACCATCGATTTAATTACTGTCTGATTTATTTTCAGTGTTCCAACCCTATCAGACACCACTATGTCCGACACATATtatatgtcaaaatatttaaataatgtaaaatcCTATTTGAAACGTCCATGTTTAGAGAGATGGTGTACATTTCTACCAAACTGAAGTATTTTCGATCCTATTCAAAAACAttaatgtacataaaaataTTCCAGAAAAATGTTAGAGCCGTCTTTCCAAAATCATGCGCGAAGCATAGTGTTTAGAAACTTTTATGTGATTTGGAACAAGGCCTTTTCTGAACAAAACATGAACCTTAGTAAAGGGAATATAAACCATGTGAAAAATATCATGCAGAATTTACATTCCATCCGAAACTAGTGATTATACTTAATTTCAGTAATGATATTCAAGATGTAAACAGCACGGATCTTCTTACCCATTTCTAGACACAATTTACTTACTCCATGATATCATGATACTTGTATCTGGATCTTGAGTTGAATAATTGGAACACTGAAAATGTCTCTTTGGCACCGTTTTAGGTTCGAGGACAAGAAGAAACCTCTAATAAGCATTCTCTGACGAATATTGTTATAGAAACACTCTATAAACTATGTTATAGTGACTGGATTTCAGCGCACCTTGGTAATATTAAGTATAATTCTTACCGCGAATTTTTTAATTCAAAGAGGATTTAGAAAAAAGGAATGAGAACATGatcttagggacggaccattagatcttgggaggggggtggtcaaaaacagaaaaaaaaaatttcagagcagaaagttaggaaaaaaaaaatcttcaaactagtttgcaaaataaaaaaaaaataaataagaagacaaaggcgtaaaaaaaaaatctgcaaaagtctttaaaattttgaattttttttagattttaccgacagtaagcaactttctgtatttttaatacatcctcccggcacatttttaattttaatttatacatttagagtgactgtatcccttatactggaagttgtgattatcttatcttttcaggacttttgtattctgatcacttgaaaattatgaaattatagagcctgttttctacttgtttcctgcgtacaaaccaagcaggtacactaggtaaaacattgaaactatggtatggttgtcaagacagaaagttgtatttgccttttaagatcaaggtaaacagatgcaggccacatcagtttcattttttcacagcattttattacaatgatgaatgcaagaatgggtgaacaagtagaaacacgtcaataatgataaaacaacatatcaagtcattatgtattattttgcttttggaaaggcattttcaattcttttttctcataaaaacaGCCTCacataacaacagcaacacatgttttaatattcaacaatacactacgtagaatgccatctatccaacaaatcccaacacaaaaacacataaaagggttgaactttgaaagtttctcgatagcaaatactgaataaatctgcatggttaatcgtttttgtgtagcaaatttcaaagaaattggacaagccctttcagagaatacagattttttgaccatgaatggcataaattgcccaaaaagacaaatattgaaatttcaacacatctatacacatccaatcaatttggacatgctgctacagagaaatagatgttttgatcaaaaaagggcaacaattgctctaaaaacacaaatatgcaaatttcactatattatttagcttattttagcttctcagcttgtcaaaatcaattgtaaatcatgagatatgcatgatgtttggtggggtgaatgtaggcatttcaccacgcagtagaaagggaagccaggaaaccaaaatagtcaatttcaaaactatacgaagctactgaggagcaagaagaccatgtttcagaggaagatgtgtaatccgaaaaaatgctcccaaagtgccaccaataacaccattttaatttctatttttcaaaagctccacggcaggagggggacacctccctcctgacctcccccgcaaaaactactccccaagtgccaccaaataacaccattttaatctctatttttcaaaagctccaacggcaggagggggacaccccctcctgaccaccccccgcaaaaatactccccaagtgccaccaaataacaccattttaatctctatttttcaaaagctccaatggcaggaggggacacccctcctgacctcccccccgcaaaaatactccccaagtgccaccaaataacacacattttaatctctatttttcaaaagctccaacggcaggagggggacaccccctcctgacctccccccgcaaaaatactccccaagtgccaccaaataacaccattttaatctctatttttcaaaagctccaacagcagcaggaggacacccctctcctgacctcttcccagtgaccgcttgcgtggccgcttgtggtgcttggcaccacatgtttgccctctttatcttcagacagcgacgaacgaaaaaaaaaattataaatctgaaaattttacttgaaaaaaaaatttgcacagctaatctcaattgaagaaaaaaaattcagaaatttacaatagtaaaaaaaaattttcacaatttcattgtgaccaccccccctcccaaggtctaatggtcctcCCTTATCGCCGACAGGTTTGCGGTGGCCGTGCAAACGCAAAGCAATTTATATTCGAACTAAAATTGTGCAACATTGTATCCATTACCATCCAGTAGGTTTATGCTGAATGCGGCCCATATACAAGTGGAAAGCCTACCTAATTAGCAATCCCTCTGGAGTCACTTCGTTGTCATTTTATAAAGAAGGATATACGGTAGGAATTTAAGTACCTTTCAGAAATCAGTTGTCAGTGCTTCCTTTGACAACTTTGCGATATTTTCGATCGAAATTTGCACCTGCTCAAAACGTGTGTGTGcgatttctatttatttttgttttaaagttaAGCGCATATAAATGTTTAAGACACTTTTAATTGCTCAAAATAGATATTCctttatgagaaaaaaattactgaaggGCCGCATCGAAAAATCTTTCAGGTAGTGGCATACACATGCATTCTAACTGACCGTAAAATAATAAACGCGAATCATAAACCGTCGAAGACAGAAAAACATCTCTCAGACAGAAAACGGTTTCAGGTTCCGTATCAAGTTGGATCGTTCGCACATGCGCGGGGATAAGACCGGCAAGCCATGAAAACGGCACTGCACTGGAAACACTTGCACGAGCTGAACGACACGCTCACCACACCCTCCAATTGTGACAAACATCCAGCAAGACTCTCACGCCTATGTAACACATCTCCTCATCCGTCAGGTGGGTCAAGTTCATGTAGCAGCCTGGACACACTGCAAATAATGTGGTCACTAGCTAACTCGAATCCGTCCACGTTCAAATTAACTTCGAATTCAGTGCCACCATGGGTTCTGGACTCCCTAACAAAGTGATAAATAACTTGCTGTAAAATGACACCttcgatttttgaaattggCATTTGACTATTCGTAAACTTGTATTCTCTTGCTAGTGTTCTAGGGGACCTCTATGAGTAGTCAAAAATGAGATTTCGAAAGATGAAAATTGGATATACGACTCCAATATGGGAGTTACTAAAATGGCAGttcaaaagatgaaaatttGATATACGAATCCATAATGGGGAGTACGAATCTAAAATCGGGTGTTCGAAAGATGAAATGGGATATACGAATCAAAAATGAGGGGTACGatccaaaatgttgagttcgaataTTGGTATTGATTACGCACCATAATAGATCAGTCATAATAAGACAATTAACAACAGGTTGTAATACATAAATATGAAGTGACTTGCGGACGTGGCTGTTTCTAAATGCAAAACCACTAACTACTGGTGCAATCGGGTACACAGTTCTTGTCATCTaaccagaaaaaaaagacaaGGACACTCGACTGCTGATATTCCTTGCCGAAATCACAAACAATAAATTAAAGTCTACAGCTAGAGCAGTAATATCTTGCTCCATAGATTAAAATCTGCCCCTTGCGTAGTGATATCTTGTATCTACTATATAATGAAAGATGtgcaaaatcacaaaatcacTTTATAACTTTTTTTCTCAGTCAAATATTAAAATGGTTTTCTAATTGTTTGCTGGATCCAAGTGTGTTTGCAATTCTGGGATTTATGAGACATGTGACCGTAATACGAGTAATATGAGAATACTGAAACGaccttttttttgtctgattgaTTAAGAGTGGTATAGAttaacggtagttctcttttttgagGATGTGGTGGCCCAATACAATCTAGATTGTATTGGCTAGATGTACTCTAGTGACTCGCCAAGGTTTTTCACGGTCAGACAGCGATTGCTAGGCGATCACAACGTTTTCAGTGCTGTCGTCTATAACAACCCCAACACTAATGCGTTCTCTGTAGATAGCACATCGGGTGcacttttttttaagttttaaaaGCTTAGACAGCACTACCGtcgaattttgaaaacttacaatgatttgattttaataatttttattgGTGATACAGTCATGTCAATTTTCGCATATTCACGGTGGCTTCACATTTTGCTTTACCATATCTCCCCATGCCCGtcttttgttcttttttcagACGTTTTGCTCCTGTTGGCGGGTAAGTTCTCtcttttttgtgaaatgtagGATTGGATTTCTCCTAATCAAAATGCCATATGACCTTTCAATTGTAAAGCTTAAATTTATCATCAAAGTATCCTCGCTTGAAGTTAAAGTTACAGACACCAAGTGCTATTTAAATTACAAGACAAATTATAAATGAACTTCTTTCAGGCACAATTTTTATCAGACTATTCTTTGTTTACTGAGATTGTGCTGAATGTTTAGTAGCAGACATTGTAATTTCTCTGCGGgattcataataattgtatgATATATATTGTATGGTATAATTGTATATTATTTAGCatggacttttgaaaaaatgcacCGTCTCATTAGCACAAAAGTAAGAGTAGTTCTTTTTTCTATTCAgttcattctattggttgcgtcattgtcgAGTTGGCCCTGAACAAAGATGgattttagagggggtatgGCGCAGAGTATACGTGATTTCATGGAGACATAATAATTACTGATTGTAggtatgctgatacagaatgaggttTGGTTGgtttttcgcacttccaaactttcgtttaggtcaAACGCAATGAGTTGCGTTTATTGTGCGCATGTGTTAATTATCCTCGGCCCCTTAATGTTCAATTTTCGCGCGTTAGCCTTTTTTGTTCGTGGCGATGATGAGCGATCCAATTTTAGACAATAGCAATTATCATCGAGAATACCAACGCTTATCCATTCATTCATACTATATCCTATTATTCTACGTCACTTGGTTGATAGGGTGTCTGAACAAACGCATGGGTGGCCATGGAGGTATCGAATGGCGAAGGTCTCTGACGTGATCAATTGGATACTGCACCTCAATTGATTAATTGTTCTTACCAATCCAGCAAATAGCAGGTAGTTACTGGGAAACTCGATAGCTTGATAATGCACTGATTATAGGCTGCATGTTAGTGTGAAACGGAGTACAAAACGCACTGAAATTTCGAATATTCTGTATTTGGCTGTGGGACTGTAAAAACAGCTAAAAGAAATATTGGGCGGAGGTCTACTGCGACTTTTGAGCGCCTGCCTGTTGTAGCATGGACAGTAGTCTCCGTCTATTGTCTATGGTTGATAGTGGTGTCGCACAgactccttgtctgtggttgaAGATAGGATACACGACGGTGCGCATTGTACAGTTCAGTCACAGggcgttgtctacatgtccgtccccaggggtgggtaggtgtttcgttgtatcgctaataaagatatattctaccaacctttggtattTCGgtcttaagggactggtcagtttcttcggcctggggggggggcggtggattatttttttgccgacgtcaaaaagtggctgacccccccccattccaattttgaaacagggtgaccccccctattccaaatttcgaaaacagggtgacccccccccccctggggcgcgacataggtaaaataaaaggtggacataacgtcatatatatataatataaataaaagtgatatatatatcatatatatatatatatataatatatatatatatatatatatatatatatatatatatatatatattatattttacataccggtatatttatattttaaatagtcattctatgttttaatgaaattgttgacatgtcagttgtaagataggaatttcaaagtgtcaatcttaaagtttgaatacagtacattttgaatgagctgtattttgaatgagctgtgaatgtatttcacactttctatgcttaaccagatgtcctgaactgttgtatagaaatggatgtcaatcattaatatcaaagaggaaaaagcagtgaatcaaaaactttgatgggtgttaagacttgccaaccatccaattagatctcctgaggagccatagagagcttttttagccaaatctgatgtgtacagtgtctgagaggaccttttcttgtgtaacattgaaaccataaaagcacagctaataatgacaaaaactgcctttttaactgttattttgttcataaaaaagcatctttctacagaaaacctgtgaaacaaaggaaaataattgtatcaatgagaaggaaagatatcttgtcatttttctatctctaaaataagtcactgtatcaaatatatatattgtgaaatatttgtgcaagttgctttctcatactgaattctcatagagagaacagaattttcatccttttcatatgaaatgcagatttcataatggtacactttcacttagcaaacatcaagatatctctgatttattcaagtatggcgcccgaagggcgcgccgaaaaatatgaaacatcctgatatctctgatatatatgccttgtatattaaagtcatgcacctgaagggcatgctgaaaaatgtctgatatattaaagtaatgagcttgaagagcacgctgaaaaatattgaacatacagatatctctgatgtatgtatgcttgatatgttaagttgggcgtgctgaaaaatatgactgattattaaagttacgcgcccgaagggcgcgccgaaaaatacaactgaatgatgaaatttgtggctgacactagcattttaggcaatgatgagcctgtgtcaaaattcaaaaacacactgaccccccctcattcggcatttcaaaaacatggtgaccccccctatcaccaaagtcaaaaacagggtgacccccccccccatgaatccaccgccccccccccccccaggctgagaaactgaccagtccctaacttaGGACtgccttgacaatcttgcgtatgcgttttatcaacatgctgcgtctattatctgatgagtttgagtgcctaattagccaaggcaatcaagggtaaattactaatctgtagacgctctcaccagattatcaccgattaaatttgacaaagtcaacaacgaacgcaccagcaaggtatctTCAGTTATAGGTTATTGGATGTTATCACTGTGATAGTACCATGGAGCTGGAAAGAAACACTACCTCCATGAAAGGAGGAGACGGGGACGGGGCTTTCCTTATAAAAATTTCGAGATTCCTAAACTACTTGCTACCTTTTTGCTAGTCTTAGGATTACTAGTATTATTAGGGATGCAAGTCTTTTTGACATCTGTGCTCTTACGGATGTCGACTCTATTGATTGACACGCACTTAGGCTTCGACGCTTGGGGCGTTGTCACTTTCAAAAGTTGCCTGATTTCGTATGTAGCCATGTCGATTTTATGAGATACTATTATAAAGACCGCTTGAAAAAAATGCGTCGTTTTGGATTTAAACGGCATTGTTCATTGGTTTAACATTTAGCTTGATGACACGTCACAAGGACTTTTTTGTATACGGTGCTTTATATGTTTGTAAATTGCCTAACATTCACGAagaattattgaaatgaaaagcGAATAAGAAACGCATTTAAGTGAACACCTAAAAGAataacggtagttctctttttggagaatgtggtggccctgaaaagggccgtttggtatggGTTTTGTAGCTTGTAATCTAACCGCCGAAACCGTACAGAGTACGGCCCTGGCGTTTCAGAGCGTAGACCACATCCATGGCGGTGACGGTCTTTCTCTTGGCGTGCTCGGTGTAGGTGACGGCATCACGGATGACGTTCTCCAAGAAGACCTTGAGTACACCACGGGTTTCTTCGTAGATGAGACCAGAGATACGCTTGACACCACCACGACGGGCCAGACGACGGATAGCTGGCTTGGTGATACCTTGGATGTTATCACGCAGAACCTTACGATGACGCTTGGCGCCTCCTTTTCCCAGACCTTTGCCTCCTTTGCCACGACCAGACATGATTGCTATTCAATGGGATATGTTGAATTGAAACGAAAAACACGTCTATATAACGCAATTGCGAACGCAACAGAAAACACGGTTTAAGATTTAAATCTTAATTGATGTTGTTAAAGATTCCCGCCAAGTAACACACAAAAGACTTGTTACAATCTGATTGGTCCAATAATGCATAACATTAACACTCAGGTTGTAGGCTATGTGTTATCACAACAGGCCGACCACGTCAACTTTTTCTATTCATATAAACATGGCCATGATATAAACCAGTCACAACTAAGTCCAAAGGTCAGATAAAGCAGGTGTGTTGTTCCGGTAACCCGAACTAGCCTTGAAGAACAAGTCGATCCTAGAtatgtattttgcattttcaaatatttttgggAAATTCTCTACTTTTAGAAACGTTGCTCTGACCTATGCTTTACTCCCTTTGAGAGCCTCAGAAATGGTGCCAACAAGCGGCTTGGAAGAAAAGAAACTGtttgagtctaaatatctgtgcAAGCGGCGCATTCCAACATAAAATGTATCGTGTCAtcgtgtttttgtgtttttttccagcAATAAAGATGGATGCCTCGTCAAGAAACatgtcaatatttttgacattattgaGAATAATATTGACCGCATTTTACACTGTACGAGCAAAGAAGGAAGACAACGATAAAATGATTTGACCAATTAAAATCATTAAATCTTTAATTGTGTGCACACCAAGCCATAGTTACCAATAGTAAAGTATAAAgttaaaataacaaatttatTTGAAGTTAAATTTGTAATCCATCTTCATGCGAATACTTATTCGTAAAAATTTTCCTTACAATATTCCTTTTTATCGCCTGTTACAACGGCAGCATTGGTTATCCCGACGTCGAGACTATTAATCAAATTTTATCTCTCTCATTATGAAAAAGAAGACACTAAATAATTCatatattgattgattgattgtaatAACACGTATCCTCCTTCCTGTGTGTTGCCTCTTCCACCAACACGTCAGCAGAAAACAGGTTACATAGAATTCGTAACCAATGTGAACAATGGTGTGAACAATATTATGGCACAGTGATTAGTCTCTGATATTAAAAAGTTGAAGCCCAAAAGCATATCTTGGTTATAAACGACTTTTGATCATCAAAACAATTTGTTCAAAGGATAAAATGCATAACAAACGGTCGCCCTTTTTTATAAAAAGGTTTTCGGAAGACAGGATGGCGTTCCATCCCTATTATTGGTAATTATGTGCACCATTTTCACCCGCGGACTTCAATTCTCTTATCAACGATGACAGTGCATTCAATACATGCTTGTACAGGCtgggttgacaagctgaatactatgtATCACAGCAGCCTCTTATGAGTGGAACAATAAACTTTACTGGTATTTAAGCTGAGGTAGTATGCGTCCCGAAAGTAAAAGacctaatttttttcaaactttcgtCAATGAAACTATCGACCATTTACTTACCACATCAAGCATAATCAGGGCCACAGTACAAAATTTTGTACTGGAGAGAcgaattacctaagatttcccaatatttgaaattcaaaatggccgccatccctgtgttaactctatgaggaaagaataaaattttcgattttcaaaaaactgagacggtgaacgcttttcttacaccaagagctttaaaatgaacccctacaagtggtagatgagagtagaattgataaaatttgaaaacacgAAAATCTGTCGCCGAAGAAACAGTAAAAACAACCATCGAAAATTACAGCTAAAATTCCAAACTCCATTCCAGCCTGCAAGTCGTTTACAGCAGAGTATGATATGATTCAGTGGGTTGGTGTCCGACGACAAGTTTTACATGACAGTTAACGAATAGAAACCTTTAGTGGCAAACAGCATTTGGCAGGCATCGCGTCGAACGCCCGTCAAAGCGTCACGGTGACATTCGCAATATACAATCGCTTGATCGAGAGTGCCGTGTTGTGATTATGTCTTGTAAATTTTGTTGGAACAACAAACTGAATGACTGAAAATGATTTTGGAAATACCAGATCTTAAGAACAACAGTTACCAGTCCTTCAGagcattaaggtagaatacacCTCGGGTAAGATATTAGGACTCTCAATCTTTTCCAAATCTTTtcagatctaccacttatggggattcattttaaaggggaagttcaccaaggatgatttttacatatgtgctagctttgtggtcacttaccccggaaaagctattttcgccatttttaacttgcaagattttttacaaaaaacgatagaaatagtacaggaagttgcccatgtaatttgaatcatgggaaaaagcgccaagcttggagcttgcataatgtgatatggaaggcaccattttcccatgggtatggcattgtccactcacccatgcttaaaccaggctgtgcgtatttacacaatttttgtttatactgagtatcctggcataaacaatgaatcacttataataaacttgctgtttactactgtgttactgtgaatGGACAAT
This region of Ptychodera flava strain L36383 unplaced genomic scaffold, AS_Pfla_20210202 Scaffold_39__1_contigs__length_1403739_pilon, whole genome shotgun sequence genomic DNA includes:
- the LOC139127934 gene encoding histone H4, with protein sequence MSGRGKGGKGLGKGGAKRHRKVLRDNIQGITKPAIRRLARRGGVKRISGLIYEETRGVLKVFLENVIRDAVTYTEHAKRKTVTAMDVVYALKRQGRTLYGFGG